The nucleotide sequence ACAGCGCGAGTTGAAGCGGGCGCCGCGCGGAAGCGTCCGCGCCAGCGAGCCGCGTGGTCGTGCGAGGCGCGCCGCGCATGACGCGATGCGGCAGCGCCGGAGCCAGCGGTCGCGCGCGTTGCTCGGCGCCAGGCCGGTAGATCCGCACCGCCCGCGCGTGCTCGAGGATCTCGCGGTAGAGCCTCTTGAAGCGCGCGCCGTGATTGAAGTGGCGTAGGTGCGCGAGCTCGTGGCAGAGCGTGTTCACGAGGCTCGAGTATGCGAGCGGCCCTCCGCTCGTGGCGTGCGTCAGCCGAATGCGGATCGTGCCGTCGGCAAAACACACGCCGTAGCGGCGCTTCACGCGCGGGAGCTCCGCCTCGATGGCGCGGTACTGGAGCCCGAAGCGCGCCGCGAGCGCGGCGCCATCGCGATTCAGCTGGGCGAGAATCTCCGACGGCGGCTTCACGGCGCCGCAGCATCTCGGCAGCGCGAGCTCCGGTCAAGTAAGTTGCGCCGGTGACCTTTTCGCTGCCGATCTTCCCGCTCGCGGGCCCAGCGCTTTTCCCCCACTGCGCGGCGCCGCTGCACATCTTCGAGCCGCGCTATCGCGCCATGGTGGCCGACGCGATCGCGGGCGAGCGGCGCATCGGCATGGTCACGGTGCGCAGCGACGCGCTGGGCGAGATGTCCGGGGATCCGCCGGTGTTCGCGATCGGCTGCGCGGGCTTCATCGCGCAGCATCAGCGCCTCGCGGACGGCCGGTACCTAATCACTCTGCAGGCGACCTCGCGCTTCCGCATCGTGAGCGA is from Deltaproteobacteria bacterium and encodes:
- a CDS encoding M48 family metallopeptidase, with product MKPPSEILAQLNRDGAALAARFGLQYRAIEAELPRVKRRYGVCFADGTIRIRLTHATSGGPLAYSSLVNTLCHELAHLRHFNHGARFKRLYREILEHARAVRIYRPGAEQRARPLAPALPHRVMRGAPRTTTRLAGADASARRPLQLALFEADSR